The window TGGGGATCATGATTTTGGGCTAATTCAGTAATTTTGGTAATTACTAATTGTTGATTATTAAGATAGGTAATTGTTGCTAAATAATGGTGCTGTTGATAAATACAAATAATTTGGGTGCTATTTTTTAGCCATAACACGTTTTTAATTTGATGTAAATCAGCATTTTCCAAATAAAATTGATTATAAACTAACCTTGTTGCAAAAAACCGATGCATTGTTATCTTAAGACTCCTTTAAAATTTTAGTCATGACCTTATATAATTTATTATACAATATTTCTTTTTCATTCGTGGTATGAATTGTAATCTTATGGGGATTTTTCCCAAATAATTGTTTTTGAATTTTAATAATATTTTTTGTTTGGCTTTTACTTTTTCCATCACGTTCGAAAACACGAGTGTATAAAACTTTTTTAGAAGCAGTAATAAAGATTTTATAATCAAACTTAATTTTAAAAGCATTCAGGGTCACTGCTTCAATAATGACATTACTATTATGGCATTGCTTTAACAATTGCATGGTTTGATTTTCAACTAATGGCCACACCACGGTATTTAAATCATGATTATCTAACTGATTGTTAAAAATGATATCACGTAAGATCTCTTTATTAATTTGGTTATTTTCATTAATAACATTATCATATTTTTTACGTAAATAGTTTATTACAACTGGATTTTGCATACATTCTTTGGCAATAAGATCAGCATTAATATATTGAAATTGATACTTTTCAACTAAATATTGACTAGCAGTTGTTTTGCCACTACCAATATAACCATAAATTCCTATTATCATTAACATAACCTCATTTCTTTTAAAGTGATAATGCTTGTTAATAAAGTTAATATTAGTTATTTATTTAATCTTAATAAATCTTGGTCAGTAATAATATCAAAAATGGCTTGGGCAACAGCGCTCGTTTCCGCGGGAGTATAATGAATCCCATCATATTTCACCTGGTCTTCGGCACCCGGATTAGCAAATTCTTGCAGATTTAAAACCGGAATGTTATATTTACTAAAATAGTTTTTATAAGCGCCTGGTAAACTCGTTAATAACTCCCCGTCATTTAAAGTAATTGCTTTTGGAGGACAAATTATTAATACCTTGTAATCTGGATCTTCATAATTACCAACATACAAATTTTTAATTCCCTTGATAATATCATGTAAACTGGTAACAATTTTTTCTTCAATATTAAAATCACTTAAGTTATTATATTTAGCATACGCATCATAGCCAAAATAATCATTTGTCCCTAAAAAAATAATAAATAAATCAAAGGGTGATGTTTTGGCATATAAAGCACGTAAGTTATCCATTACATTATCCTGGGGAAAACCAAAATCAACTAGGGGTTTTACAATTGTTCGCCCTGGTTGCGAATCAGTTCTAATTTCAATATTAACCAGTTGATATTCTTGGGCTAATAAATCAGCTAATTTAATTGGTCAGTTATCCGTATCAGCCATTTTCCCTTCCCCCATTGGTAAATACCCATAAGTTAAAGAGTCACCAAGAATTGTAATTTTCTTTGTCATAAGGTTTCCTTCTTTCTTTATCATAATTAATATTTTATCTTATTTTTACTTATTTAGGGTTTTACTTTACGCGTAACATTTTTTGGAAAAACTCAATTACTCATACGATTCCAAAAAAACTAACTAGGGAAATTAACGCATTTTGACCATTGATAAAAAACTTAACTCCAGAATAAATTAAAAAGAATAGCGCAATAAAGAGTGAAACAAAAATTCATAAGAGAATAATTAAGATGATCACTGCTCATTCTCAATAGTTTCTTTTTAATTCATCATTTAACTCTTCGGGAGTGCGAAAACGCGCTAACAAATATCTGAGTGATCACGTAATAATAAACTATAAGTATGATAAGGAAATTAATAAAATAAAAATCACCACTTTAGCTAAAGTATCATTTTGTTGGTTGGTTGTATTCAAACAAATCATCTCCTACTATATTTTTAACTATACAACTTTCGTAGAGCATATACTACTGGGGGAAAGATTAAAATTACTAAAATTGTTTCTGGTAAATAATTAGTTGCTAAAATAATTCACGTAAACGCCTTAAAAAAAGCTTCGTGTTCAGGTTCAGGATATACCAAGGGACCAATAAAATACATAAAAACTAGCACAAACAAGGTATTGAATGTCGAAGTACTAATCGCAATTATTAAATTAAAAGTTTTTAAATAGTGCTTCTGAAACCATGTTAAATGAACATAATCATTATGATAAATTTTTGCTTCCACACAATCACTAACTTTATTAAAACCATAGGCAATCGCTCCCACACATAAGCCCATTAAGACCCGAGGAACAATTGAAAACAAAGGATTAATAAAAATGAAAGCGGTTGGCCCGGGGTATAATAGTTCTTGCACTAACGAAGTTAACCCAAAAACTAACCCGTAAATAACTCCCGCCACAATTAAATTAACATTAACCGTTAAATATAAGGCATATATTCCAATAATAAATAAAATATGCATTAAAGTTAATTTAACAACCCCGACTTTAATATAACCAAGGTAAGGAACAAGACAAAACAACAAAAAAATGGAAATAATAATACCATTAATTGTAATCATTCTTGTTGTAATCTTTTTCATTAATTTAATCTCCTACATTATTTTACCAATTTCAAGTTTTAATTTTGTCAGTATCAGCAATTGCCACATAGGGTAAATTACGTAAGCGTTCTTCATAATCTAGGCCGAACCCAATTAAAAACGCATGGGGAACATCAAAACCAAACCAATCCGGTACTAAGTCTACTTCCCGCCCCGCTTTTTTATCTAATAAAGTAACAACTTTAACCGATTTGGCTCCTTTTAAGATTAAATAATCTTTAATCATTTTAATGGTTTTCCCACTATCAATAATATCTTCAACTAATAAAATATCACGTTGATCAATTGGAATTGGTAAATCAAGAACAATTTTAGGGACGCCATTACCTTTGATTCCACCAAAATATGAGGATACCACCATATATTCGGTTTCACATTCAATAGTTAAGTGGCGAATAAATTTCGCCATAAACGGAATGCACCCTTTTAATAAACCTAAACATAAAATTGTATTATCTTTTAACTTATGTTCTGGTTGCGAATAGTAAGCACTAATTTCCGCTCCTAATTCCGCACAACGTTGGTCAATTTGTTCTTCTGATATTAAAATTTCTTTTACCAAGGGATGAATCATCATGGATTTTTAAACCTGCCTTTTCTTTTTTGGAATATTCCAATTATATATAAAAAACAAAGACTTTAAAAGATAAAGTAACCAAAGAAATTAAAATATTTTATAAAAAAAATAATAAAAACATCTAAGAAGTTTTCTTAGATGTTTGAAATTAGATATTATTTAAAACTTTCAACATGTTTTTTTAAATTGTAGAAGGTTTTAATTCCATCATATTCTGATGCTTGTCCTAATTCATCTTCAATTGCTAATAAACGGTTGTATTTTGCAATACGATCACTTCTTGACATACTTCCGGTTTTGATTTGACCAGTATTTAAAGCAACTGCTAAGTCAGCGATTATGGTATCTTCCGTTTCTCCTGAACGGTGTGAAACAACTGCTGTTCAACCAGCTTTTTGAGCTAATTGGATGGTATCAATAGTTTCAGTAACCGTTCCAATTTGGTTTAATTTAATTAATACTGAATTAGCAGCATTTTTAGCGATTCCTTCAGCAGTAATTTTTGGATTAGTTACAAATAAGTCATCACCAACAATTTGGATTTTGTGCCCCATTGTTTTAACTTGTAATTGAAAACCATCCCAGTCTGCTTCAGCTAATCCATCTTCAACTGAAATAATTGGATATTTATCAACTAGTTTATCTAAATAAGCAACCATTTCTTCAGTAGTCATTGCTCATTCTTGTCCTGTTACTTTTTCAATTTTTTTAAAGTGGTATTTTTTGTCATCAAAGTATAATTCTGATGAAGCACAATCCATTGCAATCATTACCCCATTTTCGCCTGGTTTGTATCCTGCTTGTTGGATTGCTTCTACAATTAAGTCTAATGCTACTTCGGCTGGAGTATGAGCTTTAAAAGTTTCTAAATTTTGGTTTTCATAAGCTCAGTTAAAGTGGGGCGCAAATCCCCCTTCATCACCAACAGCGGTAATGTCACCTTTATCATGCAAGATTTTTTTCAAAGTGTGGAAGATTTCTGCTGATCATCTTAATGCTTCACGTAAAGTTGGTGCTCCAACTGGCATAATCATAAATTCTTGGAAGTCAATAGCACTATCGGCGTGTTCTCCTCCGTTAATAATGTTTAACATTGGAACTGGTAATTTTTTGGCATTAACCCCACCTAAATAACGGTATAATGGAATTTCTAATTCACTGGCTGCTGCTTTGGCAACTGCCATTGAAACTCCTAACATAGAATTAGCTCCTAAGTTTTTTTTGAAATCAGTTCCATCTAAAGTAATCATAATATTATCAATTGCAACTTGGTCAGTAACTTCTATCCCAACAATTGCATCGACAATTTTAGTGTTAACATTATTAACAGCTGCTAAAACACCTTTCCCTTGGTAACGTGATTTGTCCCCATCACG is drawn from Spiroplasma mirum ATCC 29335 and contains these coding sequences:
- the coaE gene encoding dephospho-CoA kinase (Dephospho-CoA kinase (CoaE) performs the final step in coenzyme A biosynthesis.) translates to MIIGIYGYIGSGKTTASQYLVEKYQFQYINADLIAKECMQNPVVINYLRKKYDNVINENNQINKEILRDIIFNNQLDNHDLNTVVWPLVENQTMQLLKQCHNSNVIIEAVTLNAFKIKFDYKIFITASKKVLYTRVFERDGKSKSQTKNIIKIQKQLFGKNPHKITIHTTNEKEILYNKLYKVMTKILKES
- a CDS encoding SGNH/GDSL hydrolase family protein, with the protein product MTKKITILGDSLTYGYLPMGEGKMADTDNWPIKLADLLAQEYQLVNIEIRTDSQPGRTIVKPLVDFGFPQDNVMDNLRALYAKTSPFDLFIIFLGTNDYFGYDAYAKYNNLSDFNIEEKIVTSLHDIIKGIKNLYVGNYEDPDYKVLIICPPKAITLNDGELLTSLPGAYKNYFSKYNIPVLNLQEFANPGAEDQVKYDGIHYTPAETSAVAQAIFDIITDQDLLRLNK
- the hpt gene encoding hypoxanthine phosphoribosyltransferase, yielding MMIHPLVKEILISEEQIDQRCAELGAEISAYYSQPEHKLKDNTILCLGLLKGCIPFMAKFIRHLTIECETEYMVVSSYFGGIKGNGVPKIVLDLPIPIDQRDILLVEDIIDSGKTIKMIKDYLILKGAKSVKVVTLLDKKAGREVDLVPDWFGFDVPHAFLIGFGLDYEERLRNLPYVAIADTDKIKTWNW
- the eno gene encoding phosphopyruvate hydratase, giving the protein MSKIEKIYAREVLDSRGNPTVQVEVWTEFGGYGSAMVPSGASTGSREALELRDGDKSRYQGKGVLAAVNNVNTKIVDAIVGIEVTDQVAIDNIMITLDGTDFKKNLGANSMLGVSMAVAKAAASELEIPLYRYLGGVNAKKLPVPMLNIINGGEHADSAIDFQEFMIMPVGAPTLREALRWSAEIFHTLKKILHDKGDITAVGDEGGFAPHFNWAYENQNLETFKAHTPAEVALDLIVEAIQQAGYKPGENGVMIAMDCASSELYFDDKKYHFKKIEKVTGQEWAMTTEEMVAYLDKLVDKYPIISVEDGLAEADWDGFQLQVKTMGHKIQIVGDDLFVTNPKITAEGIAKNAANSVLIKLNQIGTVTETIDTIQLAQKAGWTAVVSHRSGETEDTIIADLAVALNTGQIKTGSMSRSDRIAKYNRLLAIEDELGQASEYDGIKTFYNLKKHVESFK